The proteins below come from a single Ruegeria sp. THAF33 genomic window:
- a CDS encoding MarR family winged helix-turn-helix transcriptional regulator, whose protein sequence is MPDDISTRLGRLSPEIQAIMGVYALYWKLEETFDSIETDLSHPECHMLIKLDQPKRMGVLAADMLSVPSTITATADSLEKAGYLTRERDPEDRRAWLLVLTERGEEARNMLVAEAGDLFHRASGLNDEETAEFARLARKIRDNVLKTGIPEGLKK, encoded by the coding sequence ATGCCCGACGATATCAGCACCAGACTTGGCCGCCTCAGCCCCGAGATTCAGGCGATCATGGGGGTGTATGCCCTGTACTGGAAACTGGAAGAGACATTCGACAGCATCGAAACCGACCTGAGCCACCCCGAATGCCACATGCTGATCAAGCTGGATCAGCCGAAACGCATGGGGGTTCTGGCTGCGGATATGCTGAGTGTACCGTCCACAATCACCGCCACCGCGGATTCGCTGGAAAAAGCCGGCTATCTCACGCGCGAGCGTGACCCGGAAGACCGCCGCGCCTGGTTGCTGGTGCTGACCGAGCGTGGTGAAGAAGCCCGCAACATGCTGGTGGCCGAGGCCGGAGACCTGTTTCACAGGGCCTCGGGCCTGAACGACGAAGAAACAGCCGAATTCGCGCGACTGGCGCGCAAAATCCGTGACAACGTTTTGAAAACGGGAATTCCCGAGGGACTGAAGAAATGA
- a CDS encoding beta-ketoacyl-ACP synthase III codes for MYTPAITGTGVFTPQNVITNAELVEAFNAYADKQNAKNAEAIAAGRMEPMQHSSEEFIVKASGIENRYVMDKSGVLDPDVMHPLLRQRSDDEPGIMTEMAVDACNKALAQAGRTAADVDLVICAASNHERAYPAIAIEIQQELGINGFGFDMNVACSSATFGIQAAADMVRSGSVRAALVVNPEICSGHLEWRDRDCHFIFGDVATATLIERIEDAKGPHFEILSTRCATAFSNNIRNNNGFLRRSRPDGLTDRRDMQFMQNGRKVFKEVLPMVSKHISDHMDAEGVGNSDLKRLWLHQANKTMNDFIGKKVLGREPEPGEQPNILQDYANTSSAGSIIAFSKYSDDLQEGDLGLICSFGAGYSVGSVIVKRHT; via the coding sequence ATGTATACCCCCGCCATCACCGGTACCGGTGTCTTCACGCCTCAGAACGTCATCACCAATGCCGAGCTTGTCGAGGCATTCAACGCTTATGCCGACAAGCAGAACGCCAAGAATGCAGAAGCCATCGCCGCCGGACGGATGGAGCCGATGCAGCATTCATCGGAAGAGTTCATCGTCAAGGCATCGGGGATCGAAAACCGCTACGTGATGGACAAGAGCGGCGTGCTGGACCCGGACGTGATGCATCCACTGCTGCGGCAGCGCAGCGATGATGAACCCGGCATCATGACCGAAATGGCGGTGGATGCCTGCAACAAGGCGCTGGCACAGGCGGGGCGTACGGCGGCGGATGTTGATCTGGTAATCTGCGCGGCTTCGAACCACGAGCGCGCCTATCCGGCGATTGCGATCGAAATCCAGCAGGAACTGGGGATCAACGGGTTCGGCTTTGACATGAACGTCGCCTGTTCGTCAGCCACGTTCGGCATTCAGGCCGCGGCGGATATGGTGCGGTCGGGATCGGTGCGGGCGGCGTTGGTGGTGAACCCCGAAATCTGCTCGGGCCATCTGGAGTGGCGCGACCGCGATTGCCATTTCATCTTTGGCGATGTGGCGACGGCAACGCTGATCGAACGGATCGAAGACGCAAAAGGACCGCATTTCGAAATCCTGTCGACGCGCTGCGCCACTGCGTTTTCCAACAATATCCGCAACAACAACGGCTTTCTGCGCCGCTCGCGCCCAGACGGGCTGACCGACCGGCGCGACATGCAGTTCATGCAGAACGGTCGGAAAGTATTCAAGGAAGTACTGCCGATGGTCAGCAAGCATATTAGCGACCACATGGATGCCGAAGGGGTCGGAAACTCTGATCTGAAACGCCTGTGGCTGCATCAGGCCAACAAGACGATGAACGACTTCATCGGCAAGAAAGTTCTGGGCCGCGAACCCGAGCCGGGCGAGCAACCCAACATCCTTCAGGATTATGCCAACACGTCATCTGCGGGGTCGATCATCGCGTTTTCGAAGTATTCCGACGACTTGCAGGAGGGTGATCTGGGCCTGATCTGTTCCTTCGGCGCCGGGTATTCGGTCGGGTCGGTGATCGTGAAGCGCCACACCTGA
- a CDS encoding thymidine kinase, which produces MAKLYFNYSTMNAGKSTVLLQASHNYRERGMQTYLMTAAIDGRAGAGRIASRIGISEEADTFTPGDDVFAMIRNRLDDGPVTCVFIDEAQFLSEAQVWQLARAVDDLDVPVLAYGLRVDFQGKLFPGSAALLALADEMREVRTICKCGRKATMVIRQDENGNAITEGAQVQIGGNETYVSLCRKHWREAVGD; this is translated from the coding sequence ATGGCAAAGCTGTATTTCAACTATTCAACCATGAACGCGGGGAAATCGACCGTGTTGCTGCAAGCCTCGCACAACTACCGCGAGCGTGGGATGCAGACATACCTGATGACCGCGGCCATTGACGGAAGGGCGGGTGCCGGACGGATCGCATCGCGCATCGGCATCTCGGAGGAGGCCGATACCTTCACGCCCGGCGACGATGTCTTCGCGATGATCCGAAACCGCCTGGACGACGGCCCGGTAACCTGCGTGTTCATCGATGAGGCCCAGTTCCTGTCCGAAGCTCAGGTCTGGCAGCTGGCCCGGGCGGTCGACGATCTGGACGTACCGGTACTGGCCTACGGGCTGCGGGTGGATTTTCAGGGCAAGCTGTTTCCCGGATCAGCCGCGCTGCTGGCCCTGGCTGATGAGATGCGCGAGGTCCGCACCATCTGCAAATGCGGGCGCAAGGCCACGATGGTGATACGTCAGGACGAAAACGGCAACGCCATCACCGAAGGCGCCCAGGTGCAGATCGGTGGCAACGAGACCTATGTTTCGCTTTGCCGCAAACACTGGCGCGAGGCGGTGGGCGACTAG
- a CDS encoding D-glycerate dehydrogenase gives MKLLITRPMTPAVEARARAAFDVKIRDNTAPMSRQEMLSALTDFDVVVPTLGDQFSARIFADAGAPRCKLLANFGVGYNHIDVEAARAASVEVTNTPGAVTDATADIAMTLLLSTARRAGEGERLVRAGQWQGWHPTQMLGHHVTGKRVGIVGMGRIGQAISRRCHFGFEMQVAYQSRNAKQLDFPAEFTPDLGALAASVDFLVLAVPGGAETRHLIDAQVLQAMNPSAILINIARGEVVDEAALIAALQSGQIAGAGLDVYEFEPKVPRALCEMENVTLLPHLGTATEEVRSSMGHMALDNVAAFVAGEALPNPV, from the coding sequence ATGAAACTGCTGATCACACGCCCGATGACGCCGGCAGTCGAGGCCCGCGCCCGCGCCGCGTTTGACGTAAAGATTCGAGACAATACGGCGCCCATGTCGCGGCAGGAAATGCTTTCGGCGCTGACGGATTTCGACGTGGTCGTGCCCACGCTGGGCGATCAGTTTTCGGCTCGGATATTTGCGGATGCAGGCGCGCCTCGGTGCAAGCTTCTGGCCAATTTCGGCGTCGGCTACAATCACATCGATGTCGAGGCCGCGCGCGCAGCCTCGGTCGAGGTGACCAACACGCCCGGCGCAGTCACTGACGCCACGGCGGATATCGCCATGACCCTGCTGTTGAGCACGGCCCGACGCGCGGGCGAAGGCGAACGGCTGGTCCGCGCGGGCCAATGGCAAGGCTGGCATCCCACGCAGATGCTGGGTCATCATGTAACGGGCAAACGCGTCGGTATCGTCGGGATGGGCCGTATCGGGCAGGCCATCTCGCGCCGGTGCCATTTCGGTTTCGAAATGCAGGTTGCCTATCAATCCCGCAACGCCAAGCAACTGGACTTTCCGGCCGAGTTCACACCTGACCTTGGAGCCCTTGCCGCCTCGGTCGATTTCCTTGTGCTCGCCGTTCCCGGCGGTGCCGAAACCCGACACCTGATCGACGCGCAGGTTCTTCAGGCGATGAATCCTTCGGCCATTCTGATCAATATCGCGCGGGGCGAGGTCGTGGACGAAGCGGCCCTGATTGCGGCGCTGCAATCGGGTCAGATTGCCGGGGCCGGGCTGGATGTCTACGAGTTCGAACCCAAAGTGCCCCGGGCCCTTTGTGAAATGGAAAACGTCACCCTGCTGCCCCATCTGGGCACGGCCACCGAAGAAGTGCGCAGCAGCATGGGGCACATGGCGCTGGATAACGTGGCGGCCTTTGTGGCGGGCGAGGCGTTGCCCAACCCGGTCTAG
- a CDS encoding tRNA-binding protein translates to MSEISFDDFLKVDIRVGEVIRAEPYPEARKPAIKMWIDFGDEIGERKTSAQITAHYDPSTLVGKQVMAVVNFPPRQIGRFMSEVLVLGLPDENGEIVLIGPDGRVPTGGRMH, encoded by the coding sequence GTGAGTGAGATTTCTTTCGACGATTTTCTCAAGGTTGATATCCGCGTGGGCGAGGTGATCCGCGCTGAACCCTATCCCGAAGCCCGCAAACCCGCGATCAAGATGTGGATCGACTTTGGTGATGAGATTGGCGAGCGCAAGACGTCGGCCCAGATCACCGCGCATTATGATCCGTCGACCTTGGTGGGCAAACAGGTCATGGCCGTGGTCAATTTCCCCCCTCGCCAGATCGGCAGGTTCATGTCCGAAGTTCTGGTGCTGGGTCTGCCCGATGAAAACGGCGAGATTGTTCTGATCGGTCCCGACGGCCGAGTTCCGACAGGCGGGCGGATGCATTGA
- the proC gene encoding pyrroline-5-carboxylate reductase → MDMTRVAEQGLVLLGCGKMGSAMLAGWLEHGLPPASVWVIDPHPSDWLKAQGVNINTPLPEAPAVVLVAVKPQMMGEALPAIQALGGGSTLFVSVAAGTSIATFESVLGSDTPIIRAMPNTPAAIRRGITALIGNSHASVEDLALAENLLSAVGETVRLEDEAQMDAVTGLSGSGPAYVFHLIETLAKAGEAQGLPHDLAMKLAKSTVAGAGALAMSADEDPSQLRINVTSPNGTTQAALEVLMHEERGFPDLLHRAVKAATDRSKELSRE, encoded by the coding sequence ATGGACATGACGCGTGTGGCCGAACAGGGGCTTGTGCTTCTGGGGTGCGGAAAGATGGGGTCCGCAATGCTGGCGGGATGGCTGGAACACGGCCTTCCGCCAGCGTCCGTTTGGGTGATCGATCCGCACCCGTCCGACTGGCTGAAGGCGCAGGGCGTCAACATCAACACACCCTTGCCCGAAGCCCCTGCCGTAGTGTTGGTCGCGGTCAAGCCGCAGATGATGGGCGAGGCCTTGCCCGCCATTCAGGCGCTGGGCGGTGGCAGCACGCTGTTTGTTTCGGTCGCGGCGGGCACCTCGATTGCCACGTTCGAATCCGTTCTGGGCAGCGATACGCCGATCATTCGCGCCATGCCCAACACCCCCGCCGCGATCCGTCGGGGCATCACCGCGCTGATTGGCAACAGCCACGCCTCGGTCGAGGATCTGGCTCTGGCCGAAAACCTGCTGTCGGCGGTGGGTGAGACGGTGCGTCTTGAAGACGAGGCGCAGATGGATGCGGTCACCGGCCTCAGCGGATCCGGTCCTGCCTATGTGTTCCATCTGATTGAAACACTTGCCAAAGCAGGCGAGGCGCAGGGCCTGCCGCACGACCTTGCGATGAAACTGGCCAAATCGACGGTGGCTGGAGCCGGCGCACTGGCGATGTCCGCTGACGAGGATCCGTCTCAACTGCGGATCAATGTAACATCGCCGAACGGCACGACCCAAGCCGCGCTTGAGGTGCTGATGCATGAAGAACGCGGCTTCCCTGACTTGCTGCACCGTGCCGTCAAGGCCGCAACCGACCGATCCAAGGAGCTGTCACGTGAGTGA
- a CDS encoding YbjN domain-containing protein: protein MALSEQYLEEDIHPIDIVEHLAEHHDWDFDRIGDDQIAMAVEGQWRTYSITLAWSNYDETLRMVCSFEMEPPAEREMQLYELLNKMNDQCWAGAFTYWANQKLMVYRYGLVLAGGQTASAEQIDTMITAAVMSAERYYPAIQLVTWGNREPEEAMQVAIAEAYGRA, encoded by the coding sequence ATGGCCCTTTCCGAGCAGTATCTCGAAGAAGACATTCATCCGATCGACATTGTTGAACATCTGGCCGAACATCACGACTGGGATTTTGACCGCATTGGGGACGATCAGATCGCCATGGCTGTCGAGGGCCAGTGGCGGACCTATTCGATCACTCTGGCCTGGTCCAACTATGACGAAACGCTGCGGATGGTGTGTTCGTTCGAAATGGAACCACCGGCCGAGCGGGAAATGCAGCTTTATGAGCTGCTCAACAAGATGAATGATCAGTGCTGGGCAGGTGCCTTTACCTATTGGGCGAACCAGAAGCTGATGGTGTACCGGTACGGGTTGGTCCTTGCCGGGGGGCAGACAGCTAGCGCCGAACAGATCGACACGATGATCACCGCCGCCGTCATGAGCGCGGAACGGTACTATCCGGCGATTCAACTGGTCACCTGGGGCAATCGAGAGCCAGAAGAAGCCATGCAAGTGGCCATTGCAGAGGCCTACGGCCGGGCGTAA
- a CDS encoding accessory factor UbiK family protein, with the protein MQTRNKILDDMSQLMTNAMGVAQGAREEAENAMKSMIDRWLADRDFVTREEFDAVRAMAQKAREENAALEARIAALEAKLDK; encoded by the coding sequence ATGCAAACCCGCAACAAGATACTGGACGACATGTCCCAGCTGATGACCAACGCCATGGGTGTCGCGCAGGGCGCGCGGGAAGAGGCCGAGAACGCGATGAAGTCGATGATCGACCGCTGGCTGGCCGACCGTGATTTCGTCACCCGCGAAGAATTCGACGCCGTCCGCGCCATGGCCCAGAAAGCGCGCGAAGAAAACGCCGCACTCGAAGCCCGCATTGCCGCGCTCGAGGCGAAACTGGACAAGTAA
- the lgt gene encoding prolipoprotein diacylglyceryl transferase codes for MQAVLNFPDLSPELFSISLFGMEFALRWYALAYIAGILIAWRLAVMALRRPALWPTDGPPMKPNQLEDLVTWIILGVILGGRLGFVLFYQPGYYLSYPLEIVKVWQGGMAFHGGLLGVILASYLFARRHQIPALSLGDLVAYTVPPGLVLGRLANFVNAELWGRPSELPWAVIFPGFAAQDCPGVVAGMCARHPSQLYEAALEGVLLGALLLWLVYRRGAFRKPGLIMGTFLTGYGASRFFVEFFRQPDAQFVSPGNPLGLAWHVGGYGLTMGQILSLPMIALGLWLVLRAGRAK; via the coding sequence ATGCAGGCTGTTCTGAATTTCCCCGATCTGTCGCCCGAATTGTTCTCGATCTCGCTGTTCGGGATGGAGTTCGCGTTGAGGTGGTATGCGCTGGCCTATATCGCGGGCATCCTGATTGCGTGGCGGCTGGCAGTCATGGCGTTGCGCCGCCCTGCCCTGTGGCCTACGGACGGCCCGCCGATGAAACCGAACCAACTGGAGGATCTGGTCACCTGGATCATTCTGGGCGTGATCTTGGGCGGGCGGCTTGGCTTCGTGCTGTTTTACCAACCCGGCTATTACCTGTCGTATCCGCTTGAGATCGTGAAGGTCTGGCAAGGCGGCATGGCGTTTCATGGGGGGCTGCTGGGCGTGATCCTAGCCTCGTACCTGTTTGCCCGCCGCCATCAGATCCCCGCCCTGTCGCTGGGCGACCTGGTTGCCTACACCGTGCCACCCGGCCTGGTGTTGGGGCGGCTTGCCAATTTCGTCAATGCCGAGCTGTGGGGCCGCCCGAGCGAGCTGCCCTGGGCCGTCATTTTTCCCGGTTTTGCCGCGCAGGACTGCCCCGGCGTGGTTGCGGGAATGTGCGCCCGGCACCCCTCGCAGCTGTATGAAGCGGCGCTGGAAGGCGTGTTGCTGGGCGCGTTGTTGCTGTGGCTGGTCTATCGCCGGGGGGCCTTTCGGAAACCCGGCCTGATCATGGGCACGTTTCTGACCGGTTACGGCGCATCGCGCTTTTTTGTTGAATTCTTCCGCCAACCTGATGCTCAATTCGTCTCGCCCGGCAATCCGCTGGGATTGGCCTGGCATGTGGGCGGATATGGCCTGACCATGGGCCAGATCCTGTCATTGCCCATGATCGCGCTTGGCCTGTGGCTTGTCTTGCGCGCAGGGCGGGCAAAATGA
- a CDS encoding class I SAM-dependent methyltransferase, producing MSLTDHLIARIRQDGPMSVADYMAECLLHPTLGYYTTRDPLGAAGDFTTAPEISQMFGELIGLCLAQCWMDQGRPAPFTLCELGPGRGTLMSDILRATRAVQGFHDAARIVLVEASPALKQVQADTLKDYTPNWADSVAELPDQPLLLVANEFFDALPVRQFLRDGDGWSERLVGERDGELQFGRGPNGPQVALADRLSDTKDGDLVELCAAAIPILTVIAGRIASHGGAALIVDYGDWHSLGDTLQALQNHEPADPLASPGQADLTAHVDFEPLAIVTRACGARHTRLTPQGVFLERLGITARAQALSRSLSGSELDALAAAHRRLTHPAEMGNLFKVMGLYPAYAAPPPGLEP from the coding sequence ATGAGCCTGACCGATCACCTGATCGCCCGCATCCGACAGGATGGACCGATGAGCGTGGCCGACTACATGGCCGAATGCCTTCTGCATCCGACGCTGGGCTATTACACAACGCGCGATCCGTTGGGGGCTGCCGGGGATTTCACCACGGCACCGGAAATCAGCCAGATGTTTGGCGAACTGATCGGGCTGTGCCTTGCGCAATGCTGGATGGATCAGGGCCGTCCCGCGCCATTCACCCTGTGCGAATTGGGGCCCGGGCGCGGCACTCTGATGAGTGACATATTGCGTGCCACCCGGGCCGTGCAGGGATTTCACGATGCTGCCCGGATCGTGCTGGTCGAGGCCTCGCCTGCCCTGAAGCAGGTGCAGGCGGACACCCTGAAGGACTACACACCGAACTGGGCCGACAGTGTCGCAGAGTTGCCGGACCAGCCACTGCTGCTGGTGGCGAACGAGTTCTTCGACGCGCTGCCTGTCCGGCAGTTCCTGCGCGACGGTGACGGCTGGAGTGAACGCCTGGTCGGCGAGCGCGACGGCGAATTGCAGTTTGGGCGAGGGCCCAACGGGCCGCAGGTGGCGCTGGCAGACAGGCTTTCGGACACCAAGGATGGTGATCTGGTCGAGCTGTGTGCGGCAGCGATCCCCATTCTGACCGTGATTGCCGGTCGGATCGCCAGCCACGGAGGTGCCGCGCTGATTGTCGATTATGGCGACTGGCATTCGTTGGGTGATACGCTGCAAGCCCTGCAAAACCACGAGCCCGCCGATCCGCTGGCGTCACCCGGTCAGGCCGACCTGACGGCACATGTGGATTTTGAGCCTCTGGCCATCGTGACCCGCGCGTGCGGAGCCAGGCACACACGCCTGACACCGCAGGGCGTGTTTCTGGAACGGCTTGGCATAACCGCCCGGGCGCAGGCTTTGTCCCGGTCGCTGAGCGGTTCCGAGCTGGATGCCCTGGCTGCCGCGCATCGCCGGTTGACGCATCCGGCCGAAATGGGAAATCTGTTCAAGGTGATGGGCCTCTATCCGGCCTATGCTGCACCACCGCCGGGATTAGAGCCATGA
- the pgeF gene encoding peptidoglycan editing factor PgeF, which produces MTLEILTSDLLSPFRHGFFTRRGGASSGIFGGLNCGYGSSDQTEIVALNRRRVADAMGVAPEAMIGVHQVHSPTVLTVEQPLEGEKPRADAVVTATPGLALTILTADCQPVLFADPAANVIGAAHAGWRGALDGVLEATLDAMEALGATRRNTNAVIGPSISQRAYEVGPEFLDAFIADSPDNTRFFVNGQDDRLQFDLPAFGLHRLRQAGVGQAEWTRHCTYSDPDRFYSYRRTTHANEADYGRLISVIRL; this is translated from the coding sequence ATGACACTGGAAATTCTGACTTCGGACTTGCTTTCCCCATTTCGGCACGGGTTCTTCACCCGTCGCGGCGGGGCGTCCTCTGGTATCTTCGGCGGGTTGAATTGCGGTTATGGATCGTCAGATCAAACCGAAATTGTCGCGCTGAACCGCCGGCGGGTTGCCGATGCGATGGGCGTCGCGCCCGAGGCGATGATCGGCGTGCATCAAGTTCATTCCCCAACAGTTCTGACGGTTGAACAGCCCCTGGAAGGTGAAAAACCGCGCGCGGACGCGGTCGTGACGGCGACACCCGGTCTGGCGCTGACGATTCTGACGGCAGATTGTCAGCCAGTTCTGTTTGCCGATCCCGCGGCCAATGTGATCGGAGCAGCCCATGCGGGCTGGCGCGGCGCGCTTGACGGTGTGCTGGAGGCGACGCTGGACGCCATGGAAGCGCTTGGCGCAACACGCCGGAATACCAACGCCGTCATCGGCCCCAGCATTTCGCAACGCGCCTACGAAGTGGGCCCCGAGTTTCTGGACGCATTTATCGCCGATTCTCCAGACAACACCCGGTTCTTTGTAAACGGACAGGATGACCGGCTGCAATTCGACCTGCCCGCCTTTGGCTTGCACCGATTGCGGCAGGCCGGTGTCGGGCAGGCGGAATGGACCCGGCACTGCACATATTCCGACCCGGACCGGTTCTATTCCTATCGCCGCACAACACATGCAAACGAGGCCGATTACGGGCGGTTGATCTCGGTCATAAGATTGTGA
- a CDS encoding Hint domain-containing protein: MTIPNSLARAARNAIETTAMLREAPRPVAKPKAQLRRYEVSSLLKNGNVVQTRHIAPALPMFEDAFCAFTRGSLVETEHGPMAIEDLMPGDTVLTQDGASETVLWKGSVTLIPGRPDSRGRTRPLTRVTADTFGMQKPMSGVIAGPAARIVGTPTHLRHLYGNDPILTPVSEFQDGTGVIETMPPTPVELFHICLKRHSVIRVDGLQFETYHPGVNAVRMISHSLRSVYLNLFAHIESLNDFGPLLMPRAGDGEIDAMTA, encoded by the coding sequence ATGACTATTCCTAATTCACTGGCCCGTGCGGCCAGAAATGCGATCGAAACGACAGCCATGCTGCGGGAAGCACCGCGGCCGGTTGCGAAACCAAAGGCTCAGCTGCGCCGGTATGAAGTCAGCAGCCTGTTGAAAAACGGAAACGTGGTTCAGACCAGACACATCGCGCCCGCTCTGCCAATGTTCGAAGACGCCTTTTGTGCCTTCACGCGCGGATCGCTGGTTGAAACGGAACATGGGCCCATGGCCATCGAAGACCTGATGCCGGGGGATACAGTCCTGACTCAGGATGGCGCGTCGGAAACCGTGCTGTGGAAGGGATCTGTCACTCTGATCCCCGGACGCCCGGATTCGCGGGGCCGCACGCGGCCGCTTACGCGCGTCACGGCAGATACATTCGGGATGCAAAAGCCGATGTCGGGTGTAATCGCCGGGCCTGCAGCACGGATCGTGGGCACACCGACGCATTTACGGCATTTGTATGGAAATGACCCGATTCTGACACCTGTGTCCGAATTTCAGGATGGAACGGGCGTGATTGAAACAATGCCGCCGACGCCAGTTGAACTGTTTCACATTTGTCTGAAACGGCATTCCGTTATTCGGGTAGATGGTTTACAGTTCGAAACGTATCACCCAGGTGTGAACGCGGTCCGGATGATCAGCCACTCGTTGCGGTCGGTTTATCTGAACCTGTTTGCGCATATCGAGTCGCTCAACGATTTTGGTCCGCTGCTGATGCCGCGTGCCGGGGACGGAGAAATCGACGCGATGACAGCCTGA
- a CDS encoding Lrp/AsnC family transcriptional regulator, translated as MVTTRLDDIDRKILAELQADGRMTNVELAKRVGISAPPCLRRVRTLEESGYITGYHAEVNSRELGFEVQVFAMVGLDSQAETELRAFEERCREWPLVRECHMLNGEVDFILKCVAPDLSSFQQFLTGELLTTPNVASVKTSLVIRGAKDEPGVPFDVLEERMNRTA; from the coding sequence ATGGTCACGACTCGGCTGGATGATATCGACCGCAAAATTCTGGCGGAACTACAGGCAGACGGTCGTATGACCAATGTGGAACTTGCCAAACGGGTCGGAATTTCGGCGCCGCCCTGTCTGCGCCGGGTGCGCACACTGGAAGAATCCGGCTATATCACCGGTTACCACGCCGAGGTGAATTCCCGTGAGTTGGGATTCGAGGTGCAGGTGTTCGCCATGGTCGGTCTTGACAGTCAGGCCGAGACCGAGCTGCGCGCGTTCGAAGAACGCTGCCGCGAATGGCCGCTTGTCCGTGAATGCCACATGCTGAACGGCGAGGTGGACTTCATCCTGAAATGCGTCGCACCCGATCTCAGCAGTTTTCAGCAGTTTCTGACCGGTGAACTGCTGACCACGCCAAACGTGGCCAGCGTCAAGACTTCGCTTGTTATCCGCGGCGCAAAAGACGAACCAGGCGTGCCGTTCGACGTTCTGGAAGAACGAATGAACCGGACGGCGTAA
- the trxB gene encoding thioredoxin-disulfide reductase — MADTRHTKVLIIGSGPAGYTAGVYASRAMLEPILVQGIEPGGQLTTTTEVENWPGDTEVQGPDLMVRMQDHAKAMGCEVIGDIINDLDLSQRPFTAKGDSGTTYTADAVILATGARAKWLGLPSEEKFKGFGVSACATCDGFFYRGQEIVVIGGGNTAVEEALFLTNFASKVTLIHRRDELRAEKILQDRLMKNDKIEPLWFHELDEVIGTDAPLGVEGVRVKHVKTGEITEIPCKGVFVAIGHAPANELVKDTLETHMGGYVVTKPGSTETSVPGVFAAGDLTDHVYRQAVTSAGMGCMAALDAERFLAENE; from the coding sequence ATGGCCGACACACGACACACCAAGGTTCTGATCATCGGATCGGGGCCGGCAGGATACACTGCGGGCGTTTACGCAAGCCGCGCCATGCTGGAACCCATCCTGGTGCAGGGTATCGAGCCCGGCGGCCAGCTGACGACAACGACCGAGGTCGAGAACTGGCCCGGCGACACCGAGGTACAGGGCCCGGACCTGATGGTCCGGATGCAGGATCACGCCAAGGCCATGGGTTGCGAAGTGATCGGCGACATCATCAACGATCTGGACCTCAGCCAGCGCCCCTTCACCGCCAAGGGCGACAGCGGCACTACCTACACGGCGGACGCCGTCATTCTGGCGACCGGCGCGCGCGCCAAATGGCTGGGCCTGCCGTCGGAAGAAAAGTTCAAGGGCTTTGGCGTTTCAGCCTGCGCCACCTGCGACGGGTTCTTCTATCGCGGACAGGAAATCGTGGTGATCGGCGGCGGCAACACGGCCGTGGAAGAGGCCCTGTTCCTGACCAATTTCGCCAGCAAGGTGACTCTGATCCATCGCCGCGATGAGCTGCGCGCGGAAAAGATCCTGCAAGACCGGCTGATGAAGAACGACAAAATCGAGCCTCTGTGGTTCCACGAGTTGGACGAAGTGATCGGCACCGACGCGCCGCTGGGCGTCGAGGGCGTTCGCGTCAAGCATGTCAAAACCGGAGAGATCACTGAAATCCCCTGTAAAGGCGTGTTTGTTGCCATCGGCCACGCGCCCGCGAACGAGCTGGTCAAGGACACGCTTGAAACGCATATGGGTGGCTATGTCGTCACCAAACCGGGCAGCACGGAAACCTCGGTTCCGGGCGTGTTCGCAGCGGGCGATCTGACCGATCACGTCTATCGTCAGGCGGTCACAAGCGCCGGTATGGGCTGCATGGCGGCACTGGATGCCGAACGGTTCCTGGCGGAAAACGAATAA